One genomic region from Pseudomonas sp. R5-89-07 encodes:
- a CDS encoding carboxy terminal-processing peptidase, whose product MKHLFPSTALALFIGLGFASMSTNTFAANSWDNLQPDRDEVIASLNVVELLKRHHYSKPPLDDARSVIIYDSYLKLLDPSRSYFLASDITEFDKWKTQFDDFLKSGDLQPGFTIYKRYLDRVKARLDFALGELNKGVDKLDFTEKETLLVDRKDAPWLTSTAALDDLWRKRVKDEVLRLKIAGKEPKAIQELLTKRYKNQLARLDQTRAEDIFQAYINTFAMSYDPHTNYLSPDNAENFDINMSLSLEGIGAVLQSDNDQVKIVRLVPAGPADKTKQVAPADKIIGVAQADKEMVDVVGWRLDEVVKLIRGPKGSVVRLEVIPHTNAPNDQTSKIVSITREAVKLEDQAVQKKVLNLKQDGKDYKLGVIEIPAFYLDFKAFRAGDPDYKSTTRDVKKILTELQKEKVDGVVIDLRNNGGGSLQEATELTSLFIDKGPTVLVRNADGRVDVLEDENPGAFYKGPMALLVNRLSASASEIFAGAMQDYHRALIIGGQTFGKGTVQTIQPLNHGELKLTLAKFYRVSGQSTQHQGVLPDIDFPSIIDTKEIGESALPEAMPWDTIRPAIKPASDPFKPFLTQLKADHDTRSAKDAEFVFIRDKLALAKKLMEEKTVSLNEADRRKQHADIENQQLVLENVRRKAKGEEPLKELKKEDEDALPTEADKTKPEDDAYLAETGRILLDYLKITKQVAKQ is encoded by the coding sequence ATGAAGCATCTGTTCCCCAGCACCGCCCTCGCTCTTTTCATTGGTCTCGGCTTCGCGTCGATGTCGACCAATACGTTCGCAGCCAACAGCTGGGACAACCTTCAGCCTGATCGCGATGAGGTGATTGCCAGCCTTAACGTCGTCGAGTTGCTCAAGCGCCATCACTACAGCAAGCCGCCGCTGGACGACGCACGCTCGGTGATCATCTACGACAGCTACCTCAAGCTGCTGGATCCGTCGCGCAGCTACTTCCTGGCCAGTGACATCACTGAGTTCGACAAGTGGAAGACCCAGTTCGACGACTTCCTCAAGAGCGGCGACCTGCAGCCCGGCTTCACCATCTACAAGCGTTACCTGGACCGCGTCAAAGCGCGTCTGGACTTCGCCCTGGGTGAGTTGAACAAAGGCGTCGACAAGCTCGACTTCACCGAGAAGGAAACCCTTCTGGTGGATCGCAAGGACGCCCCTTGGCTGACCAGCACCGCCGCGCTCGACGACCTGTGGCGCAAACGCGTCAAGGACGAGGTGCTGCGCCTGAAGATCGCCGGCAAAGAGCCCAAGGCGATCCAGGAGCTGTTGACCAAGCGCTACAAGAATCAACTGGCGCGCCTGGACCAGACCCGTGCCGAAGACATCTTCCAGGCTTATATCAATACTTTTGCGATGTCCTACGATCCGCACACCAATTATCTGTCGCCGGATAACGCGGAAAACTTTGATATCAACATGAGTCTGTCGCTGGAAGGCATCGGTGCCGTCCTGCAAAGCGACAATGACCAGGTCAAGATCGTGCGCCTGGTACCGGCAGGTCCGGCGGACAAGACCAAGCAGGTCGCCCCGGCCGACAAGATCATCGGCGTGGCCCAGGCCGACAAAGAGATGGTCGATGTGGTCGGCTGGCGCCTGGACGAAGTGGTCAAGCTGATCCGCGGGCCGAAAGGCAGCGTGGTGCGCCTGGAAGTGATTCCGCACACCAACGCACCGAACGACCAGACCAGCAAGATCGTGTCCATCACCCGTGAAGCGGTGAAGCTCGAAGACCAGGCCGTGCAGAAGAAAGTCCTCAACCTCAAGCAGGATGGCAAGGACTACAAGCTGGGGGTGATTGAAATCCCGGCCTTCTACCTGGACTTCAAGGCCTTCCGCGCTGGTGACCCGGACTACAAGTCCACCACCCGCGACGTGAAGAAAATCCTGACGGAATTGCAGAAAGAAAAAGTCGACGGCGTGGTCATCGACCTGCGTAACAACGGCGGCGGTTCCCTGCAGGAAGCCACCGAGCTGACCAGCCTGTTCATCGACAAAGGTCCGACCGTGTTGGTGCGCAATGCTGACGGTCGTGTCGACGTGCTGGAAGACGAGAACCCGGGCGCCTTCTACAAGGGGCCGATGGCGTTGCTGGTCAACCGTCTCTCGGCCTCCGCCTCGGAGATCTTCGCCGGCGCCATGCAGGACTACCACCGTGCGCTGATCATCGGTGGCCAGACCTTCGGCAAAGGCACCGTGCAGACCATCCAGCCGCTGAACCACGGCGAGCTCAAGCTGACGCTGGCCAAGTTCTACCGGGTTTCCGGGCAGAGCACGCAGCATCAGGGCGTGCTGCCGGACATCGACTTCCCGTCGATCATCGACACCAAGGAAATCGGCGAGAGTGCCCTGCCCGAAGCCATGCCGTGGGACACCATCCGTCCAGCGATCAAGCCGGCATCGGACCCGTTCAAGCCGTTCCTGACCCAACTGAAAGCTGACCACGACACTCGCTCCGCCAAGGACGCCGAGTTCGTATTCATCCGCGACAAGCTGGCCCTGGCCAAGAAGTTGATGGAAGAGAAAACCGTCAGCCTCAACGAAGCGGATCGTCGCAAGCAGCACGCCGACATTGAAAATCAACAGCTGGTCCTGGAAAACGTGCGTCGCAAGGCCAAGGGCGAAGAGCCGCTCAAAGAGCTGAAGAAAGAAGATGAAGACGCGCTGCCGACCGAGGCCGATAAAACCAAGCCGGAAGACGACGCCTATCTGGCCGAGACCGGTCGCATCCTGCTGGACTACCTGAAAATCACCAAGCAGGTGGCCAAGCAGTAA
- the rdgC gene encoding recombination-associated protein RdgC, with amino-acid sequence MWFKNLLIYRLTQDLPVDAEALEAAMATKLARPCASQELTTYGFVAPFGKGEDAPLVHVSGDFLLIAARKEERILPGSVVRDAVKEKVEEIEAEQMRKVYKKERDQIKDEIIQAFLPRAFIRRSSTFAAIAPKQGLILVNSASPKRAEDLLSTLREVIGTLPVRPLTVKTAPTAIMTDWVTTQKPADDFFVLDECELRDTHEDGGIVRCKRQDLTSEEIQLHLTTGKVVTQLSLAWQDKLSFMLDDKMTVKRLKFEDLLQDQAEQDGGDEALGQLDASFTLMMLTFGEFLPALIEALGGEETPQGI; translated from the coding sequence ATGTGGTTCAAGAACCTGCTTATCTATCGCCTGACCCAAGATCTGCCTGTTGATGCCGAGGCGTTGGAAGCGGCCATGGCCACCAAACTGGCGCGCCCGTGCGCAAGCCAGGAGTTGACGACTTACGGTTTCGTCGCGCCTTTCGGGAAAGGTGAAGACGCGCCCCTGGTTCACGTCAGCGGTGATTTCCTGCTGATCGCCGCGCGCAAGGAAGAACGCATCCTGCCGGGCAGCGTGGTGCGCGATGCGGTTAAAGAGAAGGTCGAGGAGATCGAGGCCGAGCAAATGCGCAAGGTCTATAAAAAGGAACGCGACCAGATCAAGGATGAAATCATCCAGGCTTTCCTGCCGCGCGCCTTTATTCGTCGCTCGTCGACCTTCGCCGCCATCGCGCCGAAGCAGGGCCTGATCCTGGTGAACTCGGCCAGCCCGAAACGCGCCGAAGACCTGCTCTCCACCCTGCGCGAAGTGATCGGCACCCTGCCCGTGCGCCCACTGACCGTGAAAACCGCACCGACGGCGATCATGACCGACTGGGTCACCACCCAGAAACCAGCTGACGACTTCTTCGTTCTCGATGAGTGCGAACTGCGCGATACCCACGAAGACGGTGGGATCGTACGTTGCAAGCGCCAGGACCTGACCAGCGAAGAGATTCAACTGCACCTGACTACCGGCAAAGTCGTGACTCAATTGTCCCTGGCCTGGCAGGACAAACTGTCCTTCATGCTCGACGACAAAATGACTGTCAAGCGCCTGAAGTTCGAGGACCTGCTGCAAGACCAGGCCGAACAGGACGGCGGCGACGAAGCCCTGGGTCAGTTGGATGCCAGCTTTACCCTGATGATGCTGACCTTCGGCGAGTTCCTGCCGGCGTTGATCGAAGCACTGGGCGGCGAAGAGACGCCACAGGGCATCTAA
- a CDS encoding helix-turn-helix domain-containing protein — translation MDIQIISRNGEPEYAVLPWDQYQALLKAAGQQPPSLASSPAAPIATDQDLRPLADLRGLREAKGLAIEALARTVGISPSYLGLIERGERQPDAAIRRSLACELGVAGWRDES, via the coding sequence ATGGATATTCAGATCATTTCACGCAATGGCGAACCCGAATATGCGGTGTTGCCATGGGACCAGTACCAGGCGCTACTAAAAGCGGCCGGTCAGCAGCCACCCTCACTTGCTTCTTCCCCTGCCGCACCGATTGCCACCGACCAGGACCTGCGCCCGCTCGCAGACCTGCGCGGCCTGCGTGAAGCCAAGGGGCTGGCTATCGAAGCCCTGGCGCGCACGGTCGGTATCAGCCCCTCGTATCTTGGATTGATTGAACGTGGTGAACGCCAGCCGGATGCCGCCATTCGCCGCAGCCTGGCCTGTGAATTGGGCGTTGCAGGTTGGAGGGATGAATCTTGA
- a CDS encoding bifunctional diguanylate cyclase/phosphodiesterase — MTMTEQLDALGSILAQGSLHSLFQPIICLSERRILGYEALSRGPSNSPLHSPVALFSIASHAGRLSELEMACRESACRRFSEQKLPGKLFLNISPESLMETAHQPGRTLQLLRDFGIPPSQVVIELTEQTPTDDFQLLQTALHHYRHMGFAIALDDLGAGYSSLRLWSELRPDYVKIDRHFIDGIHQDALKREFVGSILQIAKASRAQVIAEGIELPEELAVLTEMGVDLVQGYLLCRPQEQPPQEARLMLPKPDNANIALSEENSDLSALLNEQPAVDQDTATAQVLESFRRQANLNSLAVLDSRGHPVGIVHRHSLSDALLKPFATDLFARKPISRLMSDDFLAVELSQSLQQVSRLLTSRARQRIEEDFIITLNGDYLGLGRVIDVLKLITELKIQQARYANPLTLLPGNVPIQQCLTRLLQQQRESVICYVDIDSFKPFNDIYGYGRGDEVLLCLAQCLNDRVDPSRDFVGHIGGDDFLLVLGPQDWRKRLNQLLDDFHTQCRRFYRAEHLDAGCFVALNRQGVRQEFALLSLSIGVVHLYPQACAQLDASQLAELASQAKHHAKDIAGYSIHVIDSLDLLPA; from the coding sequence ATGACCATGACCGAACAGCTGGATGCACTGGGCTCTATCCTGGCTCAAGGCAGTTTGCACAGCCTGTTCCAACCCATCATTTGCCTGTCTGAACGACGCATTCTGGGCTACGAGGCCCTCAGTCGCGGCCCGTCCAACAGCCCGCTGCACTCCCCCGTCGCCCTGTTTTCCATCGCCAGCCATGCCGGGCGCCTGAGCGAACTGGAGATGGCCTGCCGTGAGAGCGCATGCCGGCGCTTCAGCGAGCAGAAGCTGCCGGGCAAGCTGTTTCTCAATATCTCGCCGGAATCCTTGATGGAGACGGCGCACCAACCAGGGCGCACGTTGCAGCTGCTGCGCGACTTCGGTATTCCACCCAGCCAGGTGGTGATCGAACTCACCGAGCAGACGCCCACCGATGATTTCCAGCTGTTGCAGACCGCGTTGCATCACTATCGCCACATGGGTTTTGCCATTGCCCTGGATGACCTGGGTGCCGGTTACTCCAGCCTGCGCTTGTGGTCGGAGCTGCGCCCGGATTATGTGAAGATCGACCGACACTTTATCGACGGCATTCACCAGGACGCCCTCAAGCGCGAATTCGTCGGCTCGATCCTGCAGATCGCCAAGGCATCCCGCGCCCAGGTGATCGCCGAAGGGATTGAGTTGCCGGAGGAATTGGCGGTGTTGACGGAAATGGGTGTCGACCTGGTCCAGGGCTACCTGCTTTGCCGCCCCCAGGAACAGCCGCCGCAGGAAGCACGTTTGATGCTGCCCAAGCCGGATAACGCCAATATCGCCCTCAGTGAAGAAAACAGTGACCTTAGCGCCCTGCTCAATGAACAGCCGGCGGTGGATCAGGACACGGCAACCGCCCAGGTGCTCGAATCATTCCGTCGCCAGGCCAACCTCAACTCACTGGCGGTGCTCGATAGCCGCGGCCACCCCGTTGGCATCGTGCATCGACACTCGCTGTCGGACGCGCTGCTCAAACCGTTCGCCACCGACCTGTTCGCACGCAAACCCATCAGCCGCCTGATGAGCGATGACTTTCTGGCAGTCGAGTTGAGCCAATCCCTGCAGCAAGTCAGCCGCTTGCTGACCAGCCGCGCACGGCAACGCATTGAAGAAGACTTCATCATCACCTTGAACGGCGACTATCTGGGCCTCGGCCGGGTCATCGATGTGCTCAAGCTGATCACCGAACTGAAAATCCAGCAGGCGCGCTATGCCAACCCGCTCACTCTGCTGCCGGGCAACGTGCCGATCCAGCAGTGCCTGACGCGTCTGCTGCAACAACAGCGTGAATCAGTGATCTGCTACGTGGATATCGATAGCTTCAAGCCATTCAACGATATCTACGGGTATGGGCGCGGGGATGAAGTGCTGCTGTGCCTGGCGCAGTGCCTGAATGACCGGGTCGATCCCAGCCGCGACTTTGTCGGGCACATCGGTGGTGATGACTTTCTGTTGGTGCTGGGCCCGCAGGACTGGCGCAAACGGCTCAATCAACTGCTGGATGATTTTCACACCCAATGCCGGCGCTTCTACCGCGCCGAGCACCTTGATGCCGGCTGCTTCGTCGCGCTCAACCGCCAGGGCGTACGCCAAGAGTTCGCTTTGCTTTCCCTGTCGATTGGCGTGGTGCATTTGTATCCACAGGCCTGTGCACAACTCGATGCCAGCCAGTTGGCGGAACTGGCGTCGCAGGCCAAGCACCATGCCAAGGATATAGCCGGCTACAGCATTCATGTGATCGACAGCCTGGACCTGCTGCCCGCTTAA
- a CDS encoding cytochrome c produces MRIFSRVFLLILIALGLMLAVVLYYIVNPKLPDYVPVEQVHYQDQWSAADRQTYYYTPQGTQVKGLHYDWFTALELPFSERRFATPAYLARFGFLVDPKQVPTAQNPGNLPVGFARHKNAGSNIEYLDITCAACHTGELHFKGQALRIDGGSAQHVLPSSVPTLRGGSFGQALVASLAATYYNPWKFERFARQVLGDRYDAEHSQLRQDFKQSLNTFLKVAWNDTHRGLYPTEEGPGRTDAFGRIANASFGDAISPENYRIANAPVDYPQLWDIWTFDWVQWNGSAQQPMARNIGEALGVGATLDFFDSAGQPLQGDARYPSSVRVRDLNLIEETLQRLKPPTWPEDLFGAVDKPLAARGRALFAQNCAGCHVPTVTLEQGRPVRQLKMLAVDYIGTDPGTANNIADQRYDLSALQWDPKELAGLNVQLHPAPTQPLDPKRMSVAQGLAYVTAFVEEHAYRAAGVTPAERPAMDGFGLPIGVRELRAYKARPLAGVWATPPFLHNGSVPTIYQLLSPQDERSSTFYKGTFNYDARHLGFETAAFNNAFLFDTKVTGNHNSGHEFRAGKRGNGVIGRGLLPEERWALLEYLKVLGGPLEQQLP; encoded by the coding sequence TTGCGCATTTTTTCCCGCGTTTTCCTCCTGATCCTCATCGCCCTGGGCCTGATGCTGGCCGTGGTGCTCTACTATATCGTCAACCCGAAGCTGCCCGATTACGTGCCCGTGGAGCAGGTGCACTACCAGGACCAATGGAGCGCCGCCGACCGCCAGACCTATTACTACACGCCCCAGGGCACCCAAGTAAAAGGCCTGCACTACGACTGGTTCACTGCCCTGGAGCTGCCGTTTTCCGAGCGCCGTTTTGCCACCCCAGCGTACCTGGCCCGTTTCGGTTTCCTGGTGGACCCCAAGCAGGTGCCTACTGCGCAAAACCCAGGCAACCTGCCCGTGGGTTTCGCCCGGCATAAAAATGCGGGCAGTAACATCGAATACCTGGATATCACCTGCGCCGCCTGCCATACCGGCGAGCTGCACTTCAAAGGCCAAGCCCTGCGCATCGACGGCGGCTCGGCCCAGCACGTGCTGCCGTCAAGTGTGCCGACCCTGCGCGGCGGCAGTTTCGGCCAAGCCCTGGTCGCCAGCCTTGCGGCCACTTATTACAACCCGTGGAAGTTCGAGCGCTTCGCCCGCCAGGTCCTGGGTGACCGCTACGACGCCGAGCACAGCCAACTGCGCCAGGATTTCAAACAGTCGTTGAACACATTCCTCAAGGTCGCCTGGAACGATACCCACCGTGGCCTCTACCCCACCGAAGAAGGGCCGGGGCGCACTGACGCCTTCGGCCGCATCGCCAATGCCAGCTTTGGCGATGCCATTTCCCCGGAAAACTATCGTATCGCCAACGCACCCGTGGATTACCCGCAGTTGTGGGACATCTGGACCTTCGACTGGGTGCAATGGAACGGTTCGGCCCAGCAACCGATGGCACGCAATATCGGTGAAGCCCTCGGCGTGGGCGCGACCCTGGACTTCTTCGACAGTGCCGGCCAGCCCCTGCAGGGCGATGCGCGTTACCCTTCCAGCGTAAGGGTGCGCGACCTGAACCTGATCGAAGAGACCCTGCAGCGCCTTAAGCCACCCACCTGGCCGGAAGACCTGTTCGGCGCCGTCGACAAGCCGCTTGCCGCTCGAGGCCGCGCGCTGTTCGCGCAAAACTGCGCCGGTTGCCATGTGCCCACCGTGACTCTGGAACAGGGGCGCCCGGTGCGGCAACTGAAGATGCTTGCAGTGGACTACATCGGCACCGACCCCGGCACCGCCAACAACATTGCCGACCAGCGCTACGACCTCAGCGCCCTGCAATGGGACCCGAAGGAGCTGGCCGGGCTGAATGTACAATTGCACCCTGCGCCCACCCAGCCACTGGACCCGAAACGCATGTCGGTGGCCCAGGGCCTGGCGTATGTCACCGCGTTTGTCGAGGAACATGCCTACCGCGCCGCAGGCGTCACCCCAGCCGAGCGCCCCGCCATGGACGGATTCGGCCTGCCCATCGGGGTACGGGAACTGCGTGCCTACAAAGCGCGGCCACTGGCGGGCGTTTGGGCCACCCCGCCTTTCCTGCACAACGGTTCGGTGCCGACGATTTACCAGCTGCTTTCACCCCAGGATGAACGCAGCAGTACCTTCTATAAAGGCACCTTCAACTACGACGCACGTCACCTGGGCTTTGAAACCGCTGCATTCAACAACGCCTTCCTGTTCGACACCAAGGTGACCGGCAACCATAACAGCGGCCACGAATTCCGTGCCGGCAAGCGTGGCAACGGCGTCATCGGCCGCGGTTTGTTGCCTGAGGAACGCTGGGCACTGCTGGAATACCTCAAGGTTCTCGGCGGGCCACTGGAGCAACAACTGCCATGA
- a CDS encoding catalase family protein — protein sequence MLARLWLRLGAFVGKTLLWLVGLGLLAWLVASLWFAWQHSGPVSPDEQIPPGEAAMTQGIIQTAVRIVDQHREGTRYLRDAHAKAHGCVKAEVSVLADLDPALRQGVFTEPGKTWQAMMRLSNGNAYPQFDSIRDARGMAIKLLDVPGKQLMADQQARTEQDFVMFSHPNFFVSDVAEYAQNIGAQADGKKVLAFFPTLDPRSWQVRHLFIALATLAPAPASPTQATYFSVSPYKFGAANAKFRVTPDPQSCPEYLLPKQNQDLPNFLRSALNQQLSTDRVPACFVLQIQRQSPQKFMPIEDTSIEWKESDAPYETVAKVRIPAQDFDTPALNLACDNQSFNPWFGVEAHRPIGGINRLRKAVYEAVSDYRHSRNAP from the coding sequence ATGCTTGCGCGTCTCTGGCTGCGCCTCGGCGCCTTTGTCGGCAAAACACTGCTGTGGCTGGTGGGCCTGGGATTATTGGCATGGCTGGTTGCCAGCCTGTGGTTCGCCTGGCAGCACAGCGGCCCGGTGTCGCCGGACGAACAGATCCCGCCGGGTGAAGCCGCCATGACCCAAGGCATCATCCAGACGGCGGTACGCATCGTCGACCAGCACCGCGAAGGCACGCGCTACCTGCGCGATGCCCACGCCAAGGCGCACGGTTGTGTAAAAGCCGAAGTCAGCGTGCTGGCCGACCTGGACCCGGCCTTGCGCCAGGGCGTGTTCACCGAACCGGGCAAGACCTGGCAAGCGATGATGCGCTTGTCCAACGGCAACGCCTATCCGCAATTCGACAGCATCCGCGACGCTCGCGGCATGGCCATCAAGCTGCTGGACGTGCCCGGCAAGCAGCTGATGGCCGACCAGCAGGCCCGTACCGAACAGGACTTCGTGATGTTCAGCCATCCGAACTTCTTTGTCAGCGATGTGGCGGAATACGCGCAAAACATCGGCGCCCAGGCGGACGGCAAAAAAGTCCTGGCGTTCTTCCCCACGCTCGACCCGCGCAGTTGGCAGGTACGTCATCTGTTCATTGCACTGGCGACACTGGCGCCCGCCCCCGCCAGCCCGACGCAGGCCACCTACTTTTCCGTATCGCCCTACAAGTTCGGTGCAGCGAACGCCAAGTTCCGTGTCACGCCAGACCCGCAAAGCTGCCCGGAATACCTGCTGCCCAAGCAGAATCAGGACCTGCCGAACTTCCTGCGCAGCGCGCTCAACCAACAACTGTCCACCGACCGGGTGCCGGCGTGTTTCGTGTTGCAGATCCAGCGACAGAGCCCGCAAAAATTCATGCCCATCGAAGACACCAGCATCGAGTGGAAGGAAAGTGATGCGCCTTATGAGACCGTGGCCAAAGTGCGAATTCCGGCGCAGGACTTCGACACGCCTGCGCTGAACCTGGCGTGCGACAACCAGTCGTTCAACCCCTGGTTTGGCGTGGAAGCACATCGCCCCATCGGTGGCATCAATCGGCTGCGCAAGGCGGTGTACGAAGCCGTCAGCGATTACCGCCACAGCCGCAACGCGCCGTAA
- a CDS encoding bile acid:sodium symporter family protein: MRALAALSRFVGNTFAYWVLVFAVLAFLEPSWFIGLKSAIVPLLGLVMFGMGLTLKLEDFAEVARHPWRVALGVVAHFVIMPGVAWLLCQVFHLPPEIAVGVILVGCCPSGTSSNVMTWLARGDLALSVAIAAVTTLLAPLLTPALIWLLASAWLPVSFMELFWSILQVVLLPIVLGVVAQRLLGSRVRHAVEVLPLVSVVSIVIIVAAVVAASQAKIAESGLLIMAVVMLHNSFGYLLGYFTGRLFKLPLAQRKSLALEVGMQNSGLGAALASAHFSPLAAVPSALFSVWHNISGALLSTYFRRMSEKQDRRALENTPQT, from the coding sequence ATGCGCGCACTCGCCGCCCTGAGCCGCTTCGTTGGCAATACCTTCGCCTACTGGGTGCTGGTATTTGCCGTGCTCGCGTTCCTCGAACCCAGCTGGTTCATCGGCCTGAAAAGCGCCATCGTACCGTTGCTGGGCCTGGTGATGTTCGGCATGGGCCTGACCTTGAAACTTGAAGATTTCGCTGAGGTTGCCCGCCATCCGTGGCGCGTCGCCCTCGGCGTAGTCGCGCATTTTGTGATCATGCCAGGCGTGGCGTGGTTGCTATGCCAGGTCTTTCACCTGCCGCCGGAAATCGCCGTCGGCGTGATACTGGTCGGCTGCTGCCCAAGCGGCACCTCGTCCAACGTGATGACTTGGCTGGCCCGTGGCGACCTGGCCCTCTCGGTGGCCATCGCCGCCGTTACCACCCTCCTCGCCCCGCTGCTCACGCCGGCGCTGATCTGGCTGCTGGCCTCGGCGTGGCTGCCGGTGTCGTTCATGGAGTTGTTCTGGTCGATCCTGCAAGTTGTGCTGCTGCCCATCGTGCTCGGGGTGGTCGCGCAGCGGTTGCTGGGCAGCCGGGTACGGCATGCGGTTGAGGTATTGCCGCTGGTTTCGGTGGTCAGCATCGTGATCATCGTCGCCGCAGTGGTTGCTGCCAGCCAGGCGAAGATTGCCGAGTCGGGCCTGTTGATCATGGCCGTGGTGATGTTGCACAACAGCTTCGGCTACCTGCTCGGCTACTTCACCGGGCGCCTGTTCAAGTTGCCGTTGGCGCAGCGCAAGTCATTGGCGCTGGAAGTGGGCATGCAGAACTCCGGGCTCGGCGCCGCGTTGGCCAGTGCGCATTTCTCGCCACTGGCGGCGGTGCCCAGTGCCCTGTTCAGCGTCTGGCACAATATTTCCGGGGCGTTGCTCTCCACCTACTTTCGACGCATGAGCGAAAAGCAAGACCGCCGCGCGCTGGAGAATACCCCGCAAACTTGA
- a CDS encoding YkvA family protein → MKPPFNFTRFLPMAARLLGRGRLPTLLFAVAAKGSSQGNRLGQLKDDLKLLQALCLAYWRGEYRAISPKALISVVAGLMYFLSPIDAIPDFIPMFGMLDDIAVLAWVMKTLSGELSAFRAWRDAQRPEKLAVVERLPATPELLAQENPQKN, encoded by the coding sequence ATGAAACCACCGTTCAATTTCACCCGTTTCCTGCCTATGGCCGCGCGCCTGCTCGGACGAGGCCGTTTGCCGACCCTGCTGTTTGCGGTCGCTGCCAAAGGCTCGAGCCAGGGCAACCGCCTGGGCCAGCTCAAGGATGATCTCAAGCTGCTCCAGGCCCTGTGCCTGGCCTACTGGCGTGGCGAGTATCGGGCCATCAGCCCCAAGGCGCTGATCTCGGTGGTGGCGGGGCTGATGTACTTCCTCAGCCCGATCGATGCGATCCCGGACTTCATCCCCATGTTCGGTATGCTCGACGACATCGCCGTACTGGCGTGGGTCATGAAAACCCTGAGCGGCGAGCTGAGCGCGTTCCGCGCCTGGCGTGATGCGCAGCGCCCGGAAAAGCTCGCCGTGGTTGAGCGCCTGCCTGCAACACCTGAACTGCTCGCCCAGGAAAATCCGCAAAAAAACTAA
- a CDS encoding FKBP-type peptidyl-prolyl cis-trans isomerase, whose product MKQHRLAAAVALVSLVLAGCDSQTSVELKTPAQKASYGIGLNMGKSLAQEGMDDLDSKAVAQGIEDAVGKKEQKLKDDELVEAFAALQKRAEERMTKMSEESATAGKKFLEDNAKKDGVVTTASGLQYKIVKKADGAQPKPTDVVTVHYTGKLTNGTTFDSSVDRGSPIDLPVSGVIPGWVEGLQLMHVGEKVELYIPSDLAYGAQSPSPAIPANSVLVFDLELLAIKDPAKAEAADAPAASATKK is encoded by the coding sequence ATGAAACAGCATCGGTTGGCGGCGGCGGTGGCCCTGGTTAGCCTGGTACTTGCGGGTTGTGATTCGCAGACCAGCGTAGAGCTGAAAACCCCGGCGCAGAAAGCTTCCTACGGCATCGGCCTGAACATGGGCAAAAGCCTGGCTCAAGAAGGCATGGATGACCTGGACTCCAAAGCGGTAGCCCAAGGCATCGAAGACGCTGTCGGCAAGAAAGAGCAGAAGCTCAAGGACGACGAGTTGGTTGAAGCCTTCGCCGCACTGCAAAAGCGTGCCGAAGAACGCATGACCAAAATGAGCGAAGAGTCGGCAACGGCCGGCAAGAAATTCCTCGAAGACAACGCCAAGAAAGACGGCGTCGTCACCACCGCTTCCGGTCTGCAGTACAAGATCGTCAAGAAAGCCGATGGCGCCCAGCCCAAGCCGACCGACGTCGTGACTGTTCACTACACCGGCAAGCTCACCAACGGCACCACCTTTGACAGCTCCGTGGACCGTGGCAGCCCGATTGACCTGCCGGTCAGCGGTGTGATTCCAGGTTGGGTCGAAGGCCTGCAACTGATGCACGTAGGCGAGAAGGTCGAGTTGTACATTCCGTCCGACCTGGCTTACGGCGCTCAGAGCCCGAGCCCGGCGATTCCAGCCAACTCCGTGCTGGTATTCGACCTGGAGCTGCTGGCCATCAAGGACCCAGCCAAGGCTGAAGCCGCTGACGCACCTGCTGCATCTGCCACCAAGAAGTAA